One part of the Ignavibacteriales bacterium genome encodes these proteins:
- a CDS encoding response regulator transcription factor: MNAIRILIADDHRDFRKVVCDFLSRLPNIIVVGEADDGVDVIEKMEACDPDVILMDITMPRRNGLEATRIIKSQWPEKKVVIATMHDSEFYRNQAEEVQADGFIVKSSIRSGLLATFGQGIFSPTFAEVSVASGK; this comes from the coding sequence GTGAACGCAATAAGAATTCTTATTGCCGACGACCATAGAGATTTCCGCAAGGTTGTCTGTGATTTTCTCAGCCGGCTGCCAAATATTATCGTGGTTGGCGAAGCGGACGATGGCGTCGATGTGATCGAGAAAATGGAGGCGTGCGACCCCGACGTCATCCTGATGGACATCACGATGCCAAGGCGAAACGGGTTGGAGGCCACACGCATCATCAAGAGCCAATGGCCCGAAAAGAAAGTCGTTATTGCCACGATGCATGACAGCGAATTCTACCGCAACCAGGCTGAAGAGGTTCAGGCGGACGGGTTTATCGTGAAATCCTCCATCAGGTCCGGGTTGCTGGCAACGTTTGGTCAGGGAATATTCTCGCCTACGTTCGCAGAAGTGTCTGTCGCCAGCGGCAAGTAG
- a CDS encoding response regulator transcription factor — protein sequence MVTLKVLLVDDHDGLRGSLASFLKKQHGVEIIGEAANGAKAIEQTVKLHPDLVLMDYDMPECDGFKATREIKVRVPNTRVVILSEEAGESYRTMAWRSAADGFIDKGSMKKDLAALVVDERRRLGEGALGLVVPGFAAPNK from the coding sequence ATGGTCACGCTCAAAGTGCTTCTTGTCGACGATCACGATGGTTTGAGGGGCTCGCTCGCGTCGTTTCTGAAAAAGCAACACGGTGTCGAGATCATCGGTGAGGCCGCGAACGGGGCCAAAGCCATCGAGCAGACCGTCAAGCTCCACCCCGATCTCGTCCTGATGGACTACGACATGCCTGAGTGTGACGGTTTCAAGGCGACCCGGGAGATCAAAGTAAGGGTTCCCAATACCCGTGTCGTCATCCTTTCCGAGGAAGCGGGGGAATCGTATCGGACGATGGCCTGGCGCTCGGCGGCGGACGGGTTCATCGACAAAGGATCGATGAAGAAGGACCTTGCGGCGCTCGTGGTCGATGAACGGCGCAGGCTTGGCGAAGGGGCCTTGGGCCTGGTGGTACCAGGTTTTGCAGCTCCCAACAAATGA